A single region of the Winslowiella toletana genome encodes:
- a CDS encoding DUF2169 family type VI secretion system accessory protein — MRIIRPQQLVVLKNCYQIGYESHMGISVVAGCYLSKPEHLVTEPQIWQAWKSAPLSLQMLDSAEPKPFAEFLLAGHAGIGEEVTSLYPEVDVGAINRRWCIEGEGSKTGLGIKPFLRIPMDHTQSWGGKGCKENPLGRGYDDDRKPTVMAIGADGAATVRSPLAAPTPVPYGFQLRKAHLDAVASGMTDPKYLETFFPGLPPNINRRYFQMAPPEQWLKKAEWPDNVPFRLTGFRPQDAVISGVFPSVRARAFIWNKNAQSPSELTLQRKTLWLLPDNDIGLMVFTGSLPLTHLFDEPVETLLVGMDHADELRSPEYYQQIYKKRSVTDAPTFEFLKDTELMPTGMPLNVIRDLADHPDSLRYNATAMPEIDVESFYQDIQKAIEAQERQEAEGQDTLRNLKIPSSDSDELATQWLASGEETATNILFSASALSGMRLDNKHFRHCTFNNSHFDNATLNNCTFEHCQFIQGDFADSCWNTVSFTDCLFRQTEWQKAHFNHCKWEKITFEHVRFQQSHFIGNSFDNCLINSSDFGLGQFEHSTLQSCFLSESQCQQTVFNQSNILSCVFDECNVSRARFTESTIEKTSIITSQWASVRFSHCYFNSVTTGLNTDLSDTHFEHCSMNKMGFLSANLHSSTFSYCSMLESCCDKANLSQATLIACDMAAVRLKDAQLTHSHWQSTSLQQSLLYNADLRDASFLRCNLAGANLAMINQNLTTCFEHCLTEKTHWIPRRYHASA, encoded by the coding sequence ATGCGCATTATTCGTCCACAGCAGCTGGTGGTGCTGAAAAACTGTTATCAGATAGGCTATGAAAGTCATATGGGGATCAGCGTGGTAGCCGGATGCTACCTGTCTAAACCTGAGCATCTGGTAACTGAACCACAAATCTGGCAGGCATGGAAATCAGCCCCGCTTTCGCTGCAAATGCTCGACAGTGCTGAACCAAAGCCGTTTGCCGAGTTTTTACTGGCAGGCCATGCCGGTATTGGCGAAGAAGTGACATCGCTGTATCCCGAAGTAGACGTCGGGGCGATTAACCGGCGCTGGTGTATTGAAGGGGAAGGCAGCAAAACAGGGCTGGGTATCAAACCCTTCCTGCGTATTCCGATGGATCATACCCAGAGCTGGGGAGGGAAAGGCTGCAAAGAAAATCCTTTGGGCCGCGGTTATGATGACGATCGTAAACCGACAGTCATGGCGATCGGGGCGGATGGTGCTGCGACGGTTCGTTCGCCGCTGGCGGCCCCGACTCCGGTTCCTTATGGTTTTCAGTTACGCAAGGCACATCTGGATGCCGTCGCCTCTGGTATGACAGACCCTAAATATCTGGAGACCTTTTTCCCGGGCTTGCCACCGAATATTAATCGTCGTTATTTTCAGATGGCACCCCCTGAACAATGGCTGAAAAAAGCCGAGTGGCCAGACAATGTGCCTTTCAGACTGACGGGATTCCGCCCACAGGATGCGGTTATCTCAGGGGTATTTCCGTCCGTCCGTGCCAGAGCTTTCATCTGGAATAAAAACGCACAGTCGCCAAGTGAATTAACATTACAGCGTAAAACGCTGTGGCTGCTACCGGATAATGACATTGGCCTGATGGTGTTTACCGGCAGCCTGCCACTGACGCATCTTTTTGATGAGCCGGTTGAGACCCTGTTGGTCGGCATGGATCACGCCGACGAGTTGCGTAGCCCGGAGTATTACCAGCAAATCTATAAGAAACGCAGTGTGACCGACGCTCCAACATTTGAATTTCTTAAAGATACTGAGTTAATGCCAACCGGTATGCCATTAAATGTTATTCGGGATTTGGCCGATCATCCTGATTCATTACGCTATAACGCCACAGCTATGCCTGAAATCGATGTCGAATCTTTTTATCAGGATATCCAGAAAGCTATTGAGGCACAGGAACGGCAGGAAGCGGAAGGGCAGGATACGTTGCGTAATCTGAAGATCCCATCTTCCGATTCGGATGAGCTGGCGACCCAGTGGTTAGCCAGCGGCGAAGAGACGGCTACCAATATTTTGTTTTCAGCCAGCGCTCTGTCCGGCATGAGGCTGGACAATAAACATTTTCGGCATTGCACCTTTAATAACAGCCATTTCGATAACGCCACACTGAATAACTGCACGTTTGAACATTGCCAATTTATTCAGGGTGATTTTGCCGATTCATGCTGGAATACCGTCTCTTTTACCGACTGTTTATTCAGGCAAACGGAGTGGCAGAAGGCCCATTTTAACCATTGCAAATGGGAAAAAATCACCTTTGAACACGTCAGGTTTCAGCAAAGCCACTTTATCGGCAATTCTTTCGATAATTGTTTGATTAACAGCAGTGATTTTGGCCTTGGGCAGTTTGAACACAGTACCTTACAGAGCTGTTTCCTGTCTGAATCGCAGTGTCAGCAGACCGTATTTAACCAGAGCAACATCCTGTCGTGCGTATTTGATGAGTGTAACGTATCGCGAGCGCGTTTCACGGAGAGCACTATCGAGAAAACGTCGATTATCACCAGCCAGTGGGCCTCTGTGCGCTTTAGCCACTGTTATTTCAACAGTGTAACCACCGGGTTAAATACCGATCTTTCTGATACGCATTTTGAGCATTGCAGCATGAATAAAATGGGTTTTCTCAGCGCTAATTTGCACTCCAGTACCTTTAGCTATTGTTCGATGCTGGAGAGCTGCTGCGACAAAGCCAATTTATCGCAGGCGACGCTGATCGCCTGTGATATGGCCGCGGTGCGCCTGAAAGACGCCCAACTGACGCACAGTCACTGGCAGAGCACCAGTCTGCAACAGAGCTTGCTATACAACGCAGATCTGCGCGACGCCAGTTTCCTGCGTTGTAACCTGGCTGGTGCCAATTTGGCGATGATTAATCAAAATCTGACCACGTGCTTTGAACATTGCCTGACGGAAAAGACGCACTGGATACCGCGTCGTTATCACGCTTCAGCATAG